From a single Pleurodeles waltl isolate 20211129_DDA chromosome 10, aPleWal1.hap1.20221129, whole genome shotgun sequence genomic region:
- the PSMG3 gene encoding proteasome assembly chaperone 3 isoform X1: MILPGGDKQRGEPWQLKSRIRSLPQVAQGKLSGMAVNQIIKSKQAEEEIRGIRTEVVCTAFEDRILVVATQFGKMGTLVSVTPSVLSNDVGRPSLSTKVLLGKDEPLTHVCAKNLVTFVSQESGNKPVLLALALKEQSADVVMAVKAVIQRCRVW, encoded by the exons ATG ATACTCCCGGGTGGTGACAAACAGCGTGGAGAACCTTGGCAGCTGAAGTCAAGGATCAGAAGTCTTCCACAA GTTGCTCAAGGAAAACTATCTGGCATGGCGGTCAATCAGATTATTAAGTCGAAGCAAGCAGAGGAAGAGATCCGCGGCATTCGAACAGAGGTGGTGTGCACGGCCTTTGAAGACCGTATCCTGGTGGTGGCCACCCAGTTTGGGAAGATGGGGACTCTTGTATCTGTGACCCCGAGTGTCTTATCCAATGACGTAGGAAGGCCCTCGCTAAGCACAAAAGTACTTCTTGGCAAGGATGAA CCCCTCACGCACGTCTGCGCCAAGAATCTGGTGACGTTTGTATCGCAGGAGTCGGGGAATAAACCCGTTCTACTAGCCTTGGCCTTAAAGGAGCAGAGCGCGGACGTGGTGATGGCCGTGAAAGCGGTCATACAGCGATGCAGGGTCTGGTGA
- the PSMG3 gene encoding proteasome assembly chaperone 3 isoform X3, which translates to MAVNQIIKSKQAEEEIRGIRTEVVCTAFEDRILVVATQFGKMGTLVSVTPSVLSNDVGRPSLSTKVLLGKDEPLTHVCAKNLVTFVSQESGNKPVLLALALKEQSADVVMAVKAVIQRCRVW; encoded by the exons ATGGCGGTCAATCAGATTATTAAGTCGAAGCAAGCAGAGGAAGAGATCCGCGGCATTCGAACAGAGGTGGTGTGCACGGCCTTTGAAGACCGTATCCTGGTGGTGGCCACCCAGTTTGGGAAGATGGGGACTCTTGTATCTGTGACCCCGAGTGTCTTATCCAATGACGTAGGAAGGCCCTCGCTAAGCACAAAAGTACTTCTTGGCAAGGATGAA CCCCTCACGCACGTCTGCGCCAAGAATCTGGTGACGTTTGTATCGCAGGAGTCGGGGAATAAACCCGTTCTACTAGCCTTGGCCTTAAAGGAGCAGAGCGCGGACGTGGTGATGGCCGTGAAAGCGGTCATACAGCGATGCAGGGTCTGGTGA